One window from the genome of Xenorhabdus bovienii SS-2004 encodes:
- a CDS encoding cupin domain-containing protein: MNPVINLKNLTLKPWKQGERYEGSDISFGQQLDLKHLGISYNEVPKGKSSCPFHNHHSVDELFFILEGNGTYRFGSDEFLVKKGDVVGAPAGGQETAHQIINTGSVPLRYLAMSANVSADVIEYPDSGKFQSVLKQQDGKLFHFVGRLSSEVDYWDGEPGA; the protein is encoded by the coding sequence ATGAACCCTGTCATCAATCTTAAAAATCTTACTCTCAAGCCTTGGAAGCAGGGCGAACGTTATGAGGGATCAGATATTTCCTTTGGACAACAGCTTGATCTCAAGCATTTAGGCATCTCCTATAACGAAGTGCCGAAAGGTAAAAGTAGCTGTCCGTTTCACAACCATCATAGTGTAGACGAGCTTTTCTTTATTCTTGAAGGTAACGGCACTTACCGCTTTGGCTCCGATGAATTTCTGGTCAAGAAGGGTGACGTTGTAGGCGCTCCTGCGGGAGGGCAAGAAACTGCCCATCAAATAATCAACACCGGGTCAGTTCCATTGCGCTATCTTGCTATGTCAGCGAATGTTTCAGCAGATGTGATTGAATATCCGGACTCAGGCAAGTTTCAGTCTGTGTTAAAGCAACAAGATGGAAAGTTGTTTCATTTTGTCGGACGGCTCAGCAGCGAAGTTGATTATTGGGACGGAGAACCTGGAGCATAA
- a CDS encoding IS982 family transposase, whose translation MHNLVDLFCHVDDFCKLFMPQWQKYLIESGQRQRLRPTRMTTSEIMTIIIAFHMSHQRDFKHFYIGFMTVYHKKDFPSLLSYTRFLEAMPTVLAPLSSFFTHLKGQPTGLEFIDSTRIKVCHNLRIPRHQVFKGAAARGKGTMGWFYGFKLHIIVNHLGEIVAAKLTSANVDDRTPVKAFSKGLLDKLYADKGYISKALTEELEMEGITLVTGQRKNMKPKLLAAWDRAMLAKRFIIETINDQLKNITQIEHSRHRSLHGFMLNLLGSLIAYCLKPKKPSLNLSNTEKTGLQVMA comes from the coding sequence ATGCATAATTTAGTTGACTTATTTTGTCATGTCGATGATTTTTGCAAATTGTTCATGCCTCAATGGCAAAAATATCTGATTGAAAGTGGTCAACGCCAGCGGTTACGCCCAACAAGAATGACAACCAGTGAAATCATGACGATTATCATTGCCTTCCATATGTCCCATCAGCGTGATTTTAAACATTTTTATATTGGGTTCATGACGGTATACCACAAAAAAGACTTTCCCTCATTATTGAGCTACACACGTTTTCTTGAGGCCATGCCGACGGTTTTGGCTCCATTAAGCTCCTTCTTTACCCACCTAAAAGGTCAGCCAACAGGCCTCGAATTCATTGATTCAACCCGCATTAAAGTGTGCCATAACCTGCGAATACCACGGCATCAAGTTTTTAAAGGGGCAGCAGCTAGAGGGAAAGGAACAATGGGATGGTTCTACGGATTTAAGCTACACATTATCGTGAACCATCTTGGTGAGATTGTCGCCGCGAAGCTCACGTCAGCCAATGTTGATGATAGAACCCCAGTTAAGGCGTTCTCCAAGGGGCTTTTAGATAAACTCTATGCAGACAAAGGCTATATAAGCAAAGCCTTAACGGAAGAGTTAGAAATGGAAGGCATCACATTGGTCACAGGGCAACGCAAAAATATGAAACCCAAATTATTAGCGGCTTGGGATAGAGCGATGCTCGCTAAGCGATTCATTATTGAGACTATTAATGACCAACTGAAAAATATCACTCAGATTGAGCATTCTCGCCATCGGAGCTTACATGGCTTCATGTTGAATTTGCTGGGCAGTTTGATTGCCTATTGTTTGAAGCCAAAAAAGCCATCACTGAATCTCTCAAATACCGAGAAAACAGGACTTCAAGTAATGGCTTAA
- a CDS encoding IS1 family transposase (programmed frameshift), whose protein sequence is MAKVDVYCRYCHKSEQVKGHGKGNGGHPRYRCYSCCKVFQLAYTYQACKPGVKEQIVDIAMNNGGIRDTARILKVATATVMKTLKNLRPRNVTTLPLAECGIQIVCEIDEQWSFVGNKKNQRWLWYAWEPRLKRIVAHVFGDRSRKTLDKLLTLLSSFTIRFYCTDDYVVYDPLPEEEHLTGKAFTQRIERTNLTHRTRIKRLNRKTIGYSKSEEMHDKVIGTFIEREHYF, encoded by the exons ATGGCCAAAGTTGATGTCTATTGCCGTTATTGCCACAAATCAGAACAGGTCAAAGGACATGGGAAAGGAAATGGCGGACATCCTCGTTATCGCTGTTATAGCTGCTGTAAGGTCTTTCAGTTGGCGTATACCTATCAGGCCTGCAAACCCGGCGTTAAAGAACAGATTGTCGATATCGCGATGAATAACGGGGGAATTCGTGACACCGCTCGGATCCTGAAAGTCGCCACCGCCACCGTCATGAAAACATTAAAAA ACCTCAGACCCCGAAACGTAACGACACTTCCCCTTGCGGAATGTGGCATCCAGATTGTCTGTGAAATCGACGAGCAATGGTCGTTTGTCGGCAATAAGAAAAACCAACGCTGGCTTTGGTATGCTTGGGAACCCCGCCTGAAGCGAATAGTGGCTCATGTTTTTGGCGATCGCAGTCGAAAAACGTTAGACAAGCTGCTTACCCTCTTATCTTCCTTTACTATTCGGTTTTACTGCACGGATGACTATGTTGTTTACGACCCACTTCCCGAGGAAGAGCACTTGACTGGAAAGGCGTTTACTCAGCGTATAGAGAGAACGAATTTAACGCATCGTACCCGAATCAAAAGGCTGAATAGAAAAACCATTGGGTATTCAAAATCGGAAGAAATGCACGATAAAGTGATAGGAACCTTTATTGAACGTGAACATTATTTTTAA
- a CDS encoding antiterminator Q family protein, translated as MQKILSHWGRWVAQGRVNIGWKSVSAGFENAVTYTCSDKLSCSDEDGMVIDGYVAKLRNVGMSQECDFIEDHYVKGISKRAIGRKFKLSESEVRKRMLVAESFILGCLEVIDEPLEIDLIYGFHGNYAEKRSSALRV; from the coding sequence ATGCAAAAAATACTATCGCATTGGGGCAGGTGGGTAGCGCAAGGTAGGGTTAACATTGGCTGGAAGTCTGTTTCCGCAGGGTTTGAAAACGCGGTGACTTATACCTGCAGTGACAAGCTATCGTGCAGTGACGAGGACGGCATGGTCATCGATGGCTACGTTGCCAAGCTACGTAACGTCGGTATGTCTCAGGAATGTGACTTTATTGAAGACCACTACGTTAAAGGCATATCCAAACGTGCAATTGGCCGCAAGTTCAAGCTCAGTGAGAGCGAAGTCAGAAAGCGAATGCTGGTGGCTGAAAGTTTTATCCTCGGGTGCCTGGAGGTGATCGACGAGCCTTTAGAAATTGACCTCATTTATGGCTTCCACGGTAACTATGCAGAAAAGCGCAGTTCAGCATTGAGAGTTTAA
- a CDS encoding transposase: MNVIGAILENTFVTLSLFTGNINADVFYAWMTQDLRPKLPHGAVIVMDNAPFHKRNDTTQAIADSRCQLEWLPAYSPDLNPIEHKWGGAKAIRRQKRCSVDELFTEHIE, translated from the coding sequence ATCAACGTCATTGGCGCCATTCTCGAAAATACCTTCGTCACCTTAAGCTTATTTACCGGGAATATTAATGCCGATGTTTTTTATGCGTGGATGACGCAAGATTTGCGGCCAAAGCTTCCACACGGAGCAGTGATAGTGATGGATAATGCGCCTTTCCATAAACGGAATGACACGACACAAGCGATAGCAGACAGCAGATGTCAACTGGAATGGCTTCCCGCTTATAGTCCGGATTTAAACCCTATAGAACACAAATGGGGCGGAGCAAAAGCGATAAGGAGGCAAAAAAGATGTTCAGTTGATGAGTTGTTTACGGAGCATATTGAATAG
- a CDS encoding YopT-type cysteine protease domain-containing protein, giving the protein MSLLDADEFEGNWVFRFNQTLNFPLKFSSTMQNGVCSSLVMAWVKMHKLGKSHLFLGNIRLPSYIKIVENLKAKSMDGLLFLNENGLSYRHVSCYGGGSIVENLATIHKGYDVLAYGDHAIGLAVTANGIDFFDPNFGCVHFPTGHNFRTWFKEKYWPNRDGIGAIARPCDKIIVHSIA; this is encoded by the coding sequence ATGTCGTTATTAGATGCTGATGAATTTGAAGGAAATTGGGTATTTCGCTTCAATCAAACTCTGAATTTTCCCCTTAAGTTCTCTTCGACTATGCAAAATGGGGTCTGTAGTAGTTTGGTAATGGCTTGGGTAAAGATGCACAAATTAGGAAAGTCTCACTTATTCCTAGGAAATATAAGACTACCTAGTTATATAAAAATAGTTGAAAATCTTAAAGCGAAAAGCATGGATGGCCTTCTATTTCTTAATGAAAACGGATTATCTTATAGGCATGTAAGCTGTTATGGTGGGGGCAGTATTGTAGAAAACTTAGCCACTATCCATAAGGGTTATGACGTTTTGGCGTATGGAGATCATGCTATTGGACTCGCAGTAACTGCCAATGGTATTGATTTTTTTGATCCTAATTTTGGTTGCGTCCATTTCCCGACAGGCCATAATTTTAGAACATGGTTTAAGGAAAAATATTGGCCTAACCGTGATGGAATAGGGGCGATTGCAAGGCCATGTGATAAAATTATTGTACACTCAATTGCATAA
- a CDS encoding IS4 family transposase: MTIIAIKHQLMQFFSDISLQHIAFQCAFMKRIRNIEPHVLILSLIAALSTGKITSIAQLHQKFNGLCPDKKQPVSYRPFYNQLRKAAFVEFVKILVRFAMAQWVEKQVSSPQKLMKFKQVILQDGSSFKVHSALADVFPYRFRTTGAAVECHMTMSLLTQSPVKMTVTADTAPERAYLPVPAMLRDQLLLADAGYVDFAYFEQVSLSGGSFIVRGSKSLNPQIVVARNGQGKLLPKLLNKPLKSITRRTNRSEVLDLICRRNGYEFRLIRRWFAEEKRFCLWLSNLSVEEFTANDIMDIYRCRWQVELLFKELKSHTNWHRFATRKETLVTGLIWLSLLALLLRRSLASRLFPAVSLLKAAQNTEVWLWPIIENLLQRAWSETGFWLEKAQAYLCQNAFKTPQRKSCKYKTLDACFERLNS, from the coding sequence GTGACGATTATCGCTATAAAACACCAGTTAATGCAATTCTTCAGTGACATTTCTTTGCAGCATATTGCTTTCCAATGTGCGTTTATGAAACGTATCAGAAATATCGAGCCCCACGTGTTGATCCTCAGCCTTATCGCTGCACTGAGCACGGGTAAAATCACGTCTATTGCCCAGTTACACCAAAAATTTAATGGCCTGTGCCCGGATAAAAAGCAACCAGTCAGTTACCGCCCCTTTTATAACCAGCTCCGTAAAGCGGCTTTTGTCGAATTTGTCAAAATATTGGTCAGATTTGCCATGGCGCAATGGGTGGAGAAACAGGTCTCCTCACCCCAAAAACTCATGAAATTTAAACAGGTTATTCTCCAGGATGGGAGTTCGTTCAAAGTCCATTCTGCCCTGGCCGATGTTTTTCCCTATCGCTTCAGGACAACGGGGGCCGCGGTGGAATGTCACATGACAATGTCCTTGCTGACTCAGTCACCGGTAAAAATGACCGTGACCGCAGATACCGCCCCTGAGCGGGCTTACCTGCCTGTACCGGCGATGTTACGTGACCAATTATTATTGGCCGATGCCGGTTATGTCGACTTTGCGTATTTTGAGCAAGTGTCACTTTCCGGTGGTTCGTTTATTGTCAGGGGAAGCAAGTCCCTTAATCCTCAGATAGTGGTGGCCCGCAATGGTCAGGGGAAATTATTGCCCAAGCTGCTCAATAAGCCGCTGAAATCCATCACTCGCCGAACCAACCGTTCCGAAGTGCTGGATCTGATTTGTCGGCGTAATGGCTATGAATTTCGCTTAATTCGTCGCTGGTTTGCCGAAGAAAAACGCTTTTGTCTCTGGTTGAGCAACTTGTCCGTGGAAGAGTTTACGGCTAATGACATCATGGATATTTATCGTTGCCGCTGGCAAGTAGAACTGCTGTTCAAAGAGTTAAAATCACACACAAACTGGCATCGATTTGCCACGAGAAAAGAAACGTTAGTCACGGGCCTCATTTGGCTGAGTTTGCTGGCTCTGTTGCTCAGACGTTCGCTGGCCAGCAGATTATTCCCCGCCGTTTCATTGCTCAAAGCAGCCCAAAATACGGAAGTCTGGCTGTGGCCCATAATCGAAAACCTACTCCAACGGGCGTGGTCGGAAACCGGTTTTTGGCTGGAAAAAGCCCAAGCGTATTTATGTCAGAACGCGTTCAAAACACCACAAAGAAAATCATGTAAATACAAAACATTGGATGCGTGTTTTGAAAGGCTTAATTCTTAA